CTCGGACGAGTCACCGCCGACGAGGCGCTGCAACTCAGATTGGTTGAACATAGAGAGCCACGAAGGGCGGATGATGCCTCTAAGTCCACGGAGGAAAGCTGCTGTTTGCAGAGAGGGCTGCACCACCAGACGATGTCGGGCAACGTACGAAATGTACAGTAGTCGGTTGTCGTTGATAACATGTACCTGATCACCGTTGGCAATcagcttcttggtgatggtcttgacaGGTTGGCCTGGCTGAGAGACCTGGTCTTCGATGGTAAAGTCGATCCCAAGCTCCGAGATGTCTCCTGAGTAGTTCTTGAGACGCAACATTCCGTTGTACAGGTCCTCGTCCATGTCTCGAAGGTCGTTTACGCTGCCCTTGTAGTTGTTCTCGTCGTTGGGGCCAGTCGATGCCCACTTGAGAAGAAAGAAGCCGGCAAAGGCCAGGTCGACCAGAATACCCTCGTACATGCACTTGCCCACGATTCTGCCCAGAAACTCGTACCGCCTCAGTTGACTTGTCACGAACTCTCTGAACTCGGGATCCTCCTCGGATAGCCCACTCTCCCGCAATGACTCCCGGAGAACATCCATGGCGGTTGGGTCAGGGAACAATAGCCCCTTTTCGTTCGAGGCAAACATGCCAGCTCCTTCGTGGTTGCCAAAAGCTTCTGATGTGACGCTGATAAGAAACTCCTTGGTGACACCACCTCCATCTATGCCTGCCTCAGCGGTACCAAACTGGTCTACAAAGGTGATCTGTATCGGGTCTTTGAAACCCTCGCCAAGCTCGTAGAACTGCTTGTATGCATCTTCGAAGAGTCTCTTTCGTCGGATTTGGGCGTGGTGCTTGTTGAACGGGTTGAAATGGCGAGGCATATTGCCTTCCCGATGGCCTCGATCGAGTTGAATGAACTGACGGAATATCATGACTCGAGTTTCGAAGGGCACTACAAACGGCATGTGCTTGAGAATCTCCAGCTTAGGTCCCATCTCTGCCAACCGCCGCTCCCTCATGGCCCGGGTTTGCTGGGCTTTCAGTTGTTCGAGTCTTACACGCCGTGAAAGACTCTGGCCGCCGAATGTGGAAAAGACTCTGAGAgggtcctcctcttcctcatcctcgctgtCTCCAGAGTCTTCCTCATTCTGTCGTTTCTCTTCTGCAATTACGGCGCTGATAAAGTCTTCCTTGTCAAGTTTGTCCGTCATGAGCCAATGGTTCGTTGGTAGGAACTGCTTTCTGGAGTCTCTCTCGTAAAGCATCTTCATCGCTATAGTGACGATGCTTCGTAGACTGTCCAAACCCAATCTTGCTGGGCCTTTTAGTGAAGAAAGTGCGGTGGCATCTTGCACCGGCGGAGAAATCGAGGCGCCCAAGTACGAGTTCACGCGCGACTTGGCAGCTGCTTCGAGTGCTTCTCGAGACTTGGAGAGTTCCTGGGCCTTGTAATGAAGGGTGAAGGCTGTGTTTTTGAGGAACATGGTAAGCAGCCTGACGTCTTCCAGTGACAAGCTGCAGGATCGAATTCGAGATGTCGATGAGTTGCTCTGCAAAAGCTGTGGATAGATACCACTGAAGAAGTCTTCATCGTCGCTTAGTCGCAGGATAAAGATGTACAGCTCAAGGAACAAAAGAATAATCCGCCAATCCTGCTCCTCAGCTGAGCTGCTCGAGGCGCCTGATGTACTCGGCGTCACACCCAAATACCTGCGTAGCACGTCGATAGGCTGTTCTGACCCTGTCATTAGTTTATTGAACACTGAAGTCTTCCTCATGATACCCCACAGAAACTTGACTGTTGGGACATCACCAGAGGGTGTAGGAATCTCCTCGAGAAATAGACGCATTCGAATGTCGTCGCTGCTGGCCGGAAAGCATTGAAGCAAGGTTAATATGTAACCTGCCAAGAGGCTTACACCCTGAAACTCGTGATGTGAAGATCCCGCTAGGTTGACAGAGAAGTCGCGTAGTGTCTGCGAGATGCCATTGCTTTCCACCAAGGATGTCAACTTGGTCGCGATATACGGATCCAGTATGAGATGCTCTTCCGCGGCGTCTTCGTCACTCGACCCTTCATTTGGCGACTTTGTTGACAATCGAACGCTGATAGCGGAAGAAAGAGCAGCCAGCTGAGTGTACAGAGTTTCTAAAACTGCAGAGCCCGTGGCGGTATTGGTGCTGGATCGGCCCAAGTCGATGAAGTGAGCCAACTGCCAGAGGAGAGCATCCTCCGAATTTTGGGCATTAGACACAGAGGGCTGTCCTTCTATTATCGCTCTTGATAAATCGGAAAGAGAGATATTCTTGGATAAGACAGCAATGTTGGTCTCGAAAAAGTACAGGTTGCTGGTCGTGAGGAAAGAAAAGGCGTATGCATGGTAGACTCTCGAAGCTCCTCCAAATGAGTTAGTATTACATTCCTTCATGATAACCTGGCGCAACATACCGCTTGCAGAATCAACTCCTAGTGGTGCAGATAGAGCTTGTAGCACAATATCTGGCCACTGGCCGGGCAGTTGTTGGGCCTGGCACAATTTCGCGATCACCGTGTAGTATCTATCAACCGAGGGAAGAACTAGGTTCGGGGAGCTGGCTATTATCCGTATCGCGAGCTTGCCAAGAAGCTGTGCATCTTCCGATAACTGTCTGTACGACGTGGTTAGATAGCTTTCACACGATGCCAAGCCCCAGCTGCTGTGTACATACCCTGCTGAAATGGACGTATCTAGCGCCTCAACAAGAAGCCGAACAAGTCGTTCTAGGCGCGCTGGATGGGTTCTGGATGGGACAATCGCTTCAAGAGGGACAGATTCGGTATCACGTGCATAACGGATTGCTCGTCGAATGTCGTCATCTCGTCGTGGTGAGAAAATGAGGAGGAGTAGAGGAAAAGCCCGGGGAAGTCTGTCTTTGGGGCTGCCAGCAGCATCTGAGGCGTAGAGTTTATCAAATGCAGCTCGCTGAGATTCACGCAACGCTGCCCTTGTTCTGTGACCCCTCCAGACCCGCTGGATCTTTACGGCCGACTTGATCTTTTGGCGCTCAGCTTGTCGTTTCTCGCGTTCGGCCTGTGCATTCGAGACTGTCTTGCTGGCGTTGGAGACGGCGGATGGGCTCCATGAGGTGTTGGCAAAGGGGTTGCCCGCGGAACCACTGAGGTTGACGTTTCGAGGGCGTCTCGAATTGCCCGTGAACGTGGAAAACATGGTTGCAGCGAGCGGCACGAGGAGGGGGCGGAACGATGTTGAGTTTCGGTTGTAGAGGTATCAGAGTCAGTCGTACGAGCGAAACATGGTcaaccgtcgtcgtcgggcgTATCGATACGATCGTGATGCTCCTTCTAGAAGATTCAGCTTCTAGGCTCAGTCAGCGACGGGTGCGTGCCCGTCTTCGGCGTTTGGAGATGGCAGTGGGGAATTGGAGAGGTGAGGTCACCATCCTGGGGGGGGGGGCTAGCTCCCTGATAAGATAAGCAGAGCAGCCTAGAACCAGGGGCGGAACATGGACCTTGCGCGGGCACCAACATGAGCAGCTGCGCAGAACGCAAATGCGGACGGGACAGGCCAGGAAACAGACCACCTGGTTGCGCCAACCAGGACGATTTTAAGTGCTGATTTAGCAAAAGCGATGTCCTTCAAGTAGAATTTACTTGCCTTCTTTGGTTCCAAGCCATGCTCTGACAGGTGGTTGAGAGAGCGAGTGCCATAAGGCTCACCCATTGGTCAATGTCGCCCAACGTCCGTCCAGCATTGGATATTGTACTGGAACCAATTCACCGATATCCGTCCAAGTTTACAAAACGGTTAACGGCCTCGCTTTTGTTTTGTGATAAACCTCTCTAACCTCGTCCAATGTTTGGCTTTGGAGTCAACTGGAATGTAGCTATTCGACTGCTTATCCAGCAACAGTACGAAGTACGGATACGGATACTCGCTTGAAGGATTAGAAAGCCCATGTCCTTTGTCATGCGACTCATGAACTGCCGATAACTCCTTGACTCTCCCCTAGTTAATGCGCGAAACCGCGAGAAAAGCCATGATTGGTCTCGAACCGTGCCATTCAACACTGTAGCAAAGGATCGCCATCCCGAACAGTCGAGCACAGTTGTTGGGGAGCTTGAATTCTCCGACTGAAGCACCAAGTATCTTTGGCGGTGGACATAGCGGTGAAGATACCAAGTACCCATGGCACTCTTCTAAGTGCCTTCGTCACATGCGACGTTGCTTTTTCTTTCGGAGCCCCAGCAGAGACGAGACAAGACAGACAGATGAGCCAAGGGtcctcttcccttccctttgTACAGTTGCCATCCCTTTGATGAGACACGGTGTAAGCGCAACTGCAAAGACGAGCGTCGCAATCGCAAACCCAACGTTTCCGTCGTCCCTGTTTTCCTCGCACCGTTCTGCCTGTTTGAGTCGAGGCGAACCGACAAAAAACAGCATGGGCCCGTTTATTAGCTTCAATGCAGCATGGCGTGGTCGCTGAGAGGTGTGCTTGACAGAAAATTTCAACGTCGGTTTGCCCTCTCCCACCGGAGCCGCCGCAAGTACCTTGGCCACTGGCGAGATGGTGCGAGTAGGGCACGTGCCCCCGCCGCCTAACGCCAAATCACGTCGCCGCTAGGTGAAAAGTGTTAGTGATGGCCCGCCTCACTACCACGCCGTTTATCAGGATCAGCGGGTAAATACCGCTACCACCCTTCTGGCAGGTGCGAGTCTGGAAGGTTGGCACCCAGAGAGGGGAGACAGGCGGCGTTGGGTGGCAGGTTCACTCCACCaatcctccccctccacccACCTTCCTCCAACCGCACCGCATTGCACAGCAAGGCCAAATTAGTACGTACACATTACCTTACCTTAGCCTTAGGTTTTGGCAGTGCGGCGGGCGACGGCGGTAGGTACGAACAAAAAAATATCCATCACCACCGACGAAATTTCTCCCTCTT
The window above is part of the Fusarium falciforme chromosome 3, complete sequence genome. Proteins encoded here:
- a CDS encoding HECT-type E3 ubiquitin transferase, whose translation is MFSTFTGNSRRPRNVNLSGSAGNPFANTSWSPSAVSNASKTVSNAQAEREKRQAERQKIKSAVKIQRVWRGHRTRAALRESQRAAFDKLYASDAAGSPKDRLPRAFPLLLLIFSPRRDDDIRRAIRYARDTESVPLEAIVPSRTHPARLERLVRLLVEALDTSISAGQLSEDAQLLGKLAIRIIASSPNLVLPSVDRYYTVIAKLCQAQQLPGQWPDIVLQALSAPLGVDSASGASRVYHAYAFSFLTTSNLYFFETNIAVLSKNISLSDLSRAIIEGQPSVSNAQNSEDALLWQLAHFIDLGRSSTNTATGSAVLETLYTQLAALSSAISVRLSTKSPNEGSSDEDAAEEHLILDPYIATKLTSLVESNGISQTLRDFSVNLAGSSHHEFQGVSLLAGYILTLLQCFPASSDDIRMRLFLEEIPTPSGDVPTVKFLWGIMRKTSVFNKLMTGSEQPIDVLRRYLGVTPSTSGASSSSAEEQDWRIILLFLELYIFILRLSDDEDFFSGIYPQLLQSNSSTSRIRSCSLSLEDVRLLTMFLKNTAFTLHYKAQELSKSREALEAAAKSRVNSYLGASISPPVQDATALSSLKGPARLGLDSLRSIVTIAMKMLYERDSRKQFLPTNHWLMTDKLDKEDFISAVIAEEKRQNEEDSGDSEDEEEEDPLRVFSTFGGQSLSRRVRLEQLKAQQTRAMRERRLAEMGPKLEILKHMPFVVPFETRVMIFRQFIQLDRGHREGNMPRHFNPFNKHHAQIRRKRLFEDAYKQFYELGEGFKDPIQITFVDQFGTAEAGIDGGGVTKEFLISVTSEAFGNHEGAGMFASNEKGLLFPDPTAMDVLRESLRESGLSEEDPEFREFVTSQLRRYEFLGRIVGKCMYEGILVDLAFAGFFLLKWASTGPNDENNYKGSVNDLRDMDEDLYNGMLRLKNYSGDISELGIDFTIEDQVSQPGQPVKTITKKLIANGDQVHVINDNRLLYISYVARHRLVVQPSLQTAAFLRGLRGIIRPSWLSMFNQSELQRLVGGDSSEIDIDDLRRNTVYSGLYEIGDDGQEHDTIKLFWKVMRGFTDSQRRSVLKYVSSTPRAPLLGFSQLNPKFSIRDGGTDEDRLPSTSTCVNLLKLPRYKTEAVLREKLLYAVTSGAGFDLS